A stretch of Malus sylvestris chromosome 11, drMalSylv7.2, whole genome shotgun sequence DNA encodes these proteins:
- the LOC126591473 gene encoding ethylene-responsive transcription factor RAP2-12-like, whose amino-acid sequence MCGGAIIANFIPRDRRRCVTASDIWPDSPFAKFDPDTFFDCNPTPVNRTDSTPRKLSQPISGDVQEEKPAKRQRKNLYRGIRQRPWGKWAAEIRDPRKGVRVWLGTFNTAEEAARAYDREARKIRGKKAKVNFPNEDDHLPAKTYLRNPNTNLYQPKSFDLGFGYDLNQIATFPSNSMSIEFNSKANVNTDPIVISGEENSGCGSDGAFSSTGFLGCNQNGSGGCHGGAELTEVEETKEGKRSLEAIARMEEDEVQKLSEELMAYESMMKFYQIPYLDGQSTAAPQNPPPQESTLGDDLWSFDDDHSVPASV is encoded by the exons ATGTGCGGTGGTGCTATAATCGCTAATTTCATCCCTCGCGACCGTCGCCGTTGTGTCACCGCCTCTGACATATGGCCGGACTCTCCCTTCGCCAAGTTCGATCCCGACACTTTCTTCGACTGCAATCCCACCCCGGTTAATCGCACCGACTCAACTCCGCGTAAATTATCCCAACCCATTTCAG GTGATGTACAAGAAGAGAAGCCGGCTAAGAGGCAGAGGAAGAACCTCTACCGAGGCATCAGGCAGCGTCCATGGGGCAAATGGGCCGCCGAGATTCGTGATCCCAGAAAAGGGGTTCGAGTTTGGCTCGGTACCTTCAACACCGCCGAGGAGGCGGCCCGAGCTTACGACAGGGAGGCTCGCAAAATCCGCGGCAAAAAAGCCAAGGTCAATTTCCCCAACGAAGACGACCACCTCCCCGCCAAGACGTATCTGAGAAACCCAAATACTAATCTGTATCAACCCAAaagctttgatttgggattTGGGTATGATCTGAACCAGATTGCGACATTTCCCTCCAATTCCATGTCGATTGAGTTTAACTCCAAGGCTAATGTGAACACCGACCCAATTGTTATTTCCGGGGAAGAAAACTCTGGGTGTGGTTCAGATGGCGCTTTCTCCTCAACGGGCTTTCTGGGTTGCAATCAGAACGGGAGCGGCGGTTGTCACGGCGGAGCTGAGCTAACAGAAGTGGAGGAAACTAAAGAAGGGAAACGGAGCTTGGAGGCGATTGCAAGAATGGAAGAGGACGAAGTGCAGAAGCTTTCCGAGGAGCTAATGGCGTATGAGAGCATGATGAAGTTCTATCAGATTCCGTATCTGGATGGGCAGTCCACGGCGGCTCCTCAGAATCCTCCGCCTCAGGAAAGCACCCTTGGTGATGATCTCTGGAGCTTCGATGACGACCATAGCGTTCCTGCTTCCGTGTGA